One Coffea eugenioides isolate CCC68of chromosome 2, Ceug_1.0, whole genome shotgun sequence genomic window, TTCTGAATTGGAAAGTATGAAGACGTGGTGTTATGCGACGTGGTCCCTATGCAAGCATGTCACATATTATTGGGGAGATCATGGCAATTTGACAAGGGAATTACATTCGATGGCATTACCAATAAATACTCCTTCAAGCAAGGCGAGAAGAGAATTGTGCTTGTGCCACTCATTCCTATCCAAGTTCGTGAAAATCAAGAAAGCCTGATCAAGGAGAGTGAGCTtgagaatgagaagaaaaaaatagaaaaagctgAGAGCTCAACAGAAAATGATAAGGCCGagaaaattgagaggaaaaagacatATGGTGAGCCggccaaaattgaaaagagagagaaaaggcaaaATCTATTGATAAAAACCAATGTagtaagaaaaattttgagtGTTAATACACCCATCTTTGTACTTTTGTGCAAAGAGGTGTTGGTTGTTACAAGTGATCTTATTAACACTCTACCATCTAGTATTGCCTCTCTTTTGCAGGATTATGAGGATGTCTTCCCCGATGAGATTCCAAATGGACTACCACCAATAAGGAaaattgagcatcaaattgacTTGGTTCCAAGTGCCCTACTTCCTAACAGACCAGCCTACAAAATGGGACCAGATAAGACAAAGGAACTCCAACGCCAAATCGAAGAGTTTCTAACAAAGGGATGGGCATGAGAAAGTTTGAGCCCATGTGCGATTCCCGTCATCTTGGTGCctaaaaaggatggaagttggctaatgtgcactgactgtagggccgttaatgcaataacggtaaaatatcgtcaccctattcctagacttgatgatatgttagatgagctatatggtgctgtgatttgcactaaaattgatctaaaaagcagttatcatcaaattaggatgaaagagggggatgaatggaaaacggccTTTAAAACCAAACATGACTTATACgagtggttagttatgccatttggactaactaatgcacctagtacgtTCATGAGATTGATGAACCATGTACTTCTCCATTCCTTGAAAAATTTGTAGTTGTGTATTTTGACGATATCCCGATTTATAGTAGGAGCCTAGATGAACATGTGAAACTTGTTCTTGATGTATTTCGAAGGGAAAAACTctatgctaaccttaagaaATGCTTTTTTGTACTGATCAACTTGTCTTCTTAGACTTTGTTGTGAGTAAACAGGGAATCAAAGTGGATAAGGAGAAGGttaaagcaattcgagaatgACCTACTCCAAGCACGGTGGGTGGGGTATGCAGCTTCCATGGTCTTGCTAGTTTTTATAGACAATTTGTTAAAGATTTTACTACTATTGCTGCACCTGTAATTGctgtaattaagaaaaatgagccatttGTGTGGGGTGATGCTCAAGAACGTGCTTTTCAAATACTTAAACATCAACTCACACACGCACCACTACTTGCATTGCCATGCTTTGACAAAATGTTTAAAATAGAGTGTGATGCATTTGGGGTGGGTATTGGAGCTGTTCTAATGCAATAGGGCAAACCAATTGCATACTTTAGTGAAAAACTCAATGGGACAGTTTTGAACTATTTCACTTATGATAAGGAGTTGTACTTCTTAATCCGTGCTTTAGAAACTTGGTAACATTACTTGAGACCAAGGGAATTTGTCATACACACTGACCATGAGTCGCTTAAACACATTAAGTCACAACACAAGTTGAATAAGCGTCATGTTaggtggattgcatttattgaaaTCTTCCCTTATGTGATTAAGTACAAAGTGGCGAAAACTAATGTTGTtgctgatgcattatcacgCCGGTACTCTTTGCTCACTCAACTTGATGCAAGGTTGTTAGGATTTGAATTAGTTAAAGAGTTATACACCAATGACCCAGATTTCTCAGGTATTTATGACTCTTGTGGTTCAACAACTCAAGGTAAATTCTACAtccttgatggatttcttttctACTTCAATCAACTGTGTATACCTAACTGCTCTATTCACTCTTTACTTGTTAAGGAAGCACACGGAGGTGGCttgatgggacactttggcGTGGCTAAAACCTTAGCTACCTTCAAGAGCACTTCCATTGGCTAAGGATGAAGCGAGATGTGGAATGAATGGTGGCTAAATGCATCACGCTGTagctattttcttttttattttatcctgCTTTCTCAATTCATGACTATACAAAACAGAACATACAGCATCTAAAGACACATTCTCCTTTCCATGAAGTAACGTAGTTTCCAAATGTTCAAATTCATCAGGAAGGGATGATAACAACATCAAAGCCAAATCttcattttcaaattttacatcTAAATTTAACAGGTCTGCTACTAACTGATTAAACAGTGATGTGTTCATTCATAGTAGTACCTGGTTGGTAATCAAATCGGAACAATCTTTTCTTCATTAGGAGTTTATTCGGACCACTCTTCTTCAGAAATTTCTCCTCCAATGCCCTCCACAATTTCCATGCAGAAGTCTCGTTCTTGAAAGCCTATTTTTGCTCTCTGGACAAATACGATCGAATAGTTCCGCATGCGAACCAATTTATATTACTCCACTCCTTCTCTTCTATGTCATctgatttcttttcttcaatggcAATGTCAAGACCCTGTTGGAAAAGGGAGTCTAAGACTTCCCCTTGTCACATGCCGAAATGGCCAGTACCGTCAAATATCTCCACCGCTAGTTTCGAACTTGACATTGGAGTCCTCGGCCATGTAGACGAGGAAACCGATGCCTCGGATGTAATTCTTGACGTGAAATTGTCAGATGCCATTACAGACTCAAATGATAGTATTCAATATAACAAACTACAAACAAACCAAAGGACGAACcttcggctctgataccacaatatgtctcccatgcgggagtgattctttgaatttgaagaacttgatgGTGGAGTTGTGTACATGGAAAATGACAATCCATGTAAAACAGGTGGGATATGTTCAATCAAGCTGCGTAATCATGATGGATCCACTAGAATATTGAAGGATGTTCGGTACGTGCCAAATTTAAAGAAGAATCTCACCTCCTTGGGACTCTTGGAACTCTCACAATTGCGAAAGAGGAGAATGTAAGTGTTGAAGATATGTGATATGATATTATAGAAAGATTTGATATTGTAGATATTAGTAAAGATTAGATTAGATTTGCTTTGATTATAGTATCAGATATTAATTAGGTAATAAATTGATTTAGATTAGTATGATTTTAGGATCTAAATTAGGTTATACTTGTGTATATATTTGTACACTGTGTAGtccaaaggaatatgaagaAGAatattttctctccctttcttctTAGTTTTCATGGTATCAGAATTTTAGGCTTTGTTATCAATTAGCTTTTTGACGTCACCCTATTGAATCACTTTTAATTCTTTCTTGTGTGAATTATAATGGCAGATATGAAAGATAGTAGTAGAGAGATGAAAACAGTAATTTCTGATATTATTCCTATAACTTGAAAGATTACTGAACACAAATTGAGTGGAAAAAGAGGACAACGTGGTTTTATGTTTTTAATTGTAACTATATTGTGACCATTTTGCCCTTGATATGGGTAAAATTGGCAATTCAAAAAATGACATATTCTTTTAACACCAAACCCTACTCACACTTTATATATAGACTAGCTATCGAGACACACTCGATACATGTGCAACTCGTCCAAAAATATTACTAGTTctttaaatacaatttttggcTGCAAATTTAGGTgtaaagaaaagtaaattaagTTGTGAAATGTTGGGTTTTCACTTCTCTCGTGATGATATGAAGGAGCATATAAAATGATATTGGCCCTGTCTCAGTTTCAGCAGTTATTTCTTGAGTTCTTCAAGTTAAAAGTTGTGCAAGTCAAATTTGTTACCAGGCTCATGCATTCTGCAAGTCAGTTCTGCTTGATGGGTCCATAAATCTCCTCCTCTCAACAAATCAATAACCTTTCTAAAGTATTTGCTCCCATAATCAGTACCAATCTAAAACTCCATATTCTCAAGTAACTGGATCTTAGAAGTTAAAACAGTACAAACTTCTGGAATGTCTTCTATTTACATTCATAGTAAGCGTTAAAAGGTAAAATATACAGATTGCAAATGGTTGCACACAAAAGGCAGCACAGGTCTTGCGAAAAAGACATACACCACTTGAAAATTATCTAGTAGGAGAATGGGGAGTCAGTCAAACTACTAGCAGGATGGACCTAAAACAATCACAGAGCTTAAACTAGATGTTGCTGAGTTTATTAAATTCCTTTCACCTTATTGGCTATGAGATTGGATAGTAAATACCTAATGTTGCTAATTCAGTTCAAGTGCTTGcctttcttctttccctttAAAGATGTGGAATtccattgaaaaaaaaatacctaagtagtaaatttttttacttattttttttcaaaacctgACTTATTAAAAAGCCCACGATATAATTAGTGCATATTCATACCACATTTAAAGTGCCATAAATATTTTAATCATGTACACAAACTCTCATATGAGAACAACAACATTGTACAATTGTACATCAAAGCctttaacaaaataaattaatagTGGATGATTGGGTCAGCCATTATCCAATAACTATCTATACCTCAGTTTCAATGCTATGCTGTAGGAAACAATGCTAACAGCCAGAAGGAAGAAGCAATATTAGGTGAATAAAGAGCTCAAAAGCACAGGTTAAATTGCTTACACTACAAGTTAAACTAGTTTCCCAACAGTACACAAGTGAAGAGCTTAAAAACAGATTCAAGGCCATAAACTTATCAAGATAAGCGCAACAGGCAAATGtctaaatatataataatagACGAATGCCATCAAGTATATTTGCAGAAGTGAGAAGCTTTTATCATTTCAGCTGGTATATATGATGGAGCTTTCCCTGCCAGTCCAGTCCAAATAAGAATGCTAAGTTGTAACTTGTAAATCAATAATTATCAAATGGATGTCTTAAGTCAAACACTGAGGTAGAAAATTTCAGATAACCCTGTCAAGTATTAGAGCTGATAGCAAATACAAGATGTTGGATATGTCAAAACACAGCTGGCATGGTGCAACTcatgattcaaaaaaaaaaaattccctagTCAGCCATGGAAGAGATTATATTCTCCTTTTACAGGATATTATCATCAGAAAAGTACTTGGAGAACAAGATAATTTACCCATCAGAGTGCAAATCAACTGTTGAACTTGTCATTTCTTTTATGTTCAAGATTCCACTAGTATAATACTATTAGCTTGCTAGTAATGGCTACCATACAGAAAGCATTAATGGGCAATTTGCAGAAacaagaagaaaggaaagattTTTGCAATGGAGTCTGCTGACTACAAAACGTTTACACCCCATCTCCAACAGGAAACAACAAAACAATACAAAATAACCAAAGTCCACAAGGTGGTAGGAATCTTTTACTGGCACAAGATGCTAAAATGTCAACAATGAAGTTAATACTTCATACGCCTTTTCTATCTCTTTGCACAAGGtgtaaaatggaaaaaaaatacaagtAACAAGGAACCATAGCATGGCCTAAAGTAAACAATTCGAAACAACTGAAAGCCTTTATTTGAATAAGGACAAGTGTCCTAGAACTCTTAAAAAAAATTCCTAAAATTCATCATCATACAAACTTTTGTATTTTTAAGTTTGTGGTTCTTAGGggaaaaaattcttttttgtgGTTCTTGGGAAAAAGCACACACTTTGACTCTTTTGTCCacgaattttcagttttatcaattATTTGTCATCTTTGTGGAATGTAAAGACTATTAGCCATTTGAATTGTCCTTTTTGCCTTTTAAACCTCAAACAAGAGAGgatgccaaaatttttcttcaatgcCTATCCTCTCCTCTCTCCTTTTCTTACCTACAAACAGAAAACTAACATTTTTTAAATAGCTAGGGAAAGCTATTGAAATCCGCCCCCATTAAAGTGTAGCTAGGAAAGAAAAATAACTTTCCTCCAAGTACTAATTAGaatagaaaaatataaaagaaaaaggaaaactttATCTGAAAGCAGGTATTGTCCGCATAAAAAATTGTCCAGACCATACACAGTTGTAGCTACCAATTACAACACAGAATTCTTGAATACTAAATGTTGTTCTAGAAGACAACTTGCACAACTGATCTTCAGTGCTTAAAGAAGTCAAATTACAAGGCAATTTCTGTTTCTGATAGTTCCATCAAGGTTATGCTTCACTACTGCTTATAAATCCAACGTATGGCTTTTACAAAtatagctcaaagttgctgtcaTGGATTTAATTAATACTTATACTAAGAGTTGGTAGGAATTAGCTATGTAATTAGTCTAAGAATACAGCTATGTAATTAGTCTAAGATAGCTGCTGTAATTAGTCTAAGAATACAGCTATATATAGTCTGTAATTACAGACTATATACAGCTGTACATGGCTGACCATTTAACCTAGTTACTTGTATAAATAGATCAATGAAATATATGGAATATAGACTTTTTAGCATAATTAATAACTTGGTATCAGAGCATTGGGGTTTTTCCTTGCTCTCCTCTTTTCTGAAAATTCCAGCCATTCTTTCAATAGCCCACACTGctgaaatttcttctctaaaACACTAATCACATCACAATATGTCAACCAAACCTGATGTCTAATCTCCCCCTGAAGAGAAACCGCAGACATATGTCCAGAAAAATAAGACTCATTTTCACAAAATTGAACAT contains:
- the LOC113760107 gene encoding uncharacterized protein LOC113760107; translated protein: MQACHILLGRSWQFDKGITFDGITNKYSFKQGEKRIVLVPLIPIQVRENQESLIKESELENEKKKIEKAESSTENDKAEKIERKKTYEVLVVTSDLINTLPSSIASLLQDYEDVFPDEIPNGLPPIRKIEHQIDLVPSALLPNRPAYKMGPDKTKELQRQIEEFLTKGWA